The Chrysemys picta bellii isolate R12L10 chromosome 12, ASM1138683v2, whole genome shotgun sequence genome has a segment encoding these proteins:
- the LOC135974649 gene encoding olfactory receptor 14A16-like, producing the protein MSNQTTVTEFLLLGFSDVRELQILHFVVFLLLYLASLLGNLLIIIAIACDHHLHNPMYFFLMNLSILDFGSISVTIPKSVANSLTNTRSIPYSGCVAQVFFYIFFASANFALLTIMAYDRYIAICQPLHYEMVMNRRAFVQMAASAWISGFLYSALHTGNTFAISFCGGNMVDQFFCEIPQLLHLACSNTYLGEVVVISFSVLLFLICFASIIVSYVQIYKAVLRIPSEQGRHKAFSTCLPHLIVVSLFLFTGTFAFLKPTSNSTSDLNLLVGVLYSIMPPMLNPIIYSMRNKEIKGALNKLIGWRLFRKNKMSIFRH; encoded by the coding sequence atgtccaaccaaaccaCTGTGACCGAAtttcttctcctgggattctctgacgtTCGGGaactgcagattttacactttgtggtgtttctacTGCTTTACCTGGCATCCCTGCTGGGGAACCTTCTCATCATCATAGCCATAGCCTGCGACCACCACCTTCACaaccccatgtacttcttcctgatgaatctctCCATCCTAGACTtcggctccatctctgtcaccattCCCAAATCTGTGGCCAATTCCCTCACGAACACCAGATCAATTCCTTATTctggatgtgttgcccaagtctttttTTACATATTCTTTGCTTCAGCAAATTTTGCCTTACTGACCATAATGGCGTATGACCGATACattgccatctgccaaccactgcactatgagatgGTGATGAACAGAAGAGCTtttgtccaaatggcagccagtgcctggatcagtggtTTTCTCTACTCTGCACTGCACACCGGGAACACGTTTGCGATatccttctgtggaggcaacatggtggatcagttcttctgtgaaatcccccagctcctccacctCGCCTGCTCTAACACATACCTTGGTGAAGTTGTTGTTATTTCTTTTagtgtgcttttatttttaatctgcttTGCTTCTATAATTGTGTCGTATGTTCAGATTTACAAAGCAGTGCTGAGAATCCCTTCTGAGCAAggccggcataaagccttctccacctgcctccctcacctcattgtggtctccttATTCCTTTTCACTGGCACCTTTGCCTTTTTGAAACCCACCTCCAACTCAACCTCAGATCTGAATCTCTTGGTGGGTGTTCTCTATTCCATAATGCCCCCAATGTTGAATccgatcatctacagcatgagaaACAAGGAAATTAAAGGTGCACTGAATAAACTGATAGGTTGGAGGTTattcaggaaaaataaaatgtctaTATTTCGCCACTGA